GCTTTTAAGTATTTCAGGACGCATTCTATTTACGAATCTTTCCGCTGTAAAAAGAACCCTTGGAAGCTTTTCCATGTGTTCCAAATGGCGCATGGAGCTTGGCGAAAAATTAAAACGCGTACCTATGGGATATTTTAATGAGCATCGCCTTGGAGATATTACAGCGGCAGTTACTACAACACTTGGAGATCTGGAAACCAATGCAGTTACCGTCATGGAAGCGGTAGCCGGAGGATTTATCCACGCTGCAGTGATAGGGATATGGCTTTTGTTTTATGAATGGAAAATTGGAGTTTTGATGTTCATAGGGCTTTTTCTTTCCCTTTGTGTGTACGCAAAAACACAAAAAGCTGGTATGAAATATTCTCCGCGCAGGCAAGCTGCACAGGCCGGACTTGTTACAGGCATTTTAGAATATATACAGGGGATGTCCGTGATAAAGGCATTCGGACTTGCCGACCGTTCGGACAAATCCGTAGACGCTGCAATCAATGAAAGCGCAGAGGCAAACATCGCTTTAGAAAAAGTTTTCTCCGGCTTAGCTGCCGTCTTTCAAATGATATTCAAATTTGCCAGATTCGCAATCCTTGTTGTTGCACCATACCTGCTTATGAACGGAGAAATAACTCCTGAAAAGTGCCTGCTCCTTATTGTCGCAAGCTTTATGATTTATACGACTGTGGAGCTTGCAGGAAGTACGGCTGCCGTTGCAAGAGTTGTGGATGCTTCTTTAGACAGATTGGAAACAATATCCAATATTCCCCTTCTTGATGAAAAGGGAACAGACCTTATCCCGAAAGCATACGACATAACCGTTTCAAACATTTCCTTTGCATATGAGGAAAAGGAAATTCTGCACGATGTAAGCTTTTCTGTTCCTCAAGGTACGAGCTGTGCCATTGTAGGACCATCAGGCTCAGGAAAGACGACCCTTTGCAGTTTAATTGCACGCTTTTGGGACGTAAAAGATGGTGAGATTCTTTTAGGTGGCGTTAATGTAAAAGACTATACTTGCGATAGCCTTCTTAAGAATTTTTCCATTGTGTTTCAAAGGGTTTACCTTTTTGAAGATACCATTGAAAATAACATTCTTTTTGGAAAACCGCAGTCAACAAAAGAAGAAATAGTGTCCGCGGCAAAGAAAGCATGCTGCCATGATTTCATATCCGCACTTCCGGATGGATACCAAACAAAGATTGGAGAAGGAGGTGCAACCCTTTCCGGCGGTGAGAAGCAGCGAATCTCTATCGCACGAGCGATTTTGAAAGATGCACCTGTTGTCATTTTAGATGAGGCTACGGCAAGTGTCGATCCTGAAAACGAACGGGAATTGCAGCAGGCTATTTCAGAGCTGACAAAAAATAAAACGCTTCTGATGATTGCTCACAGGTTGAATACAGTTCGAGAAGCAGATCAAATTCTTGTTCTTGAAAATGGACGAATTGTGCAAAGAGGAAAACATCAGGAGCTGATACAGCAGGAAGGACTTTATCGACGATTTGTTGAAATTCGGGGAAATGCAATTGGATGGAAATTAGGAGGCCTGGAATGACATACAAAAAATTTTACTTCGGAAAGTTAAATGCACAGATATTAAAAAAAATAGATGCGGAACATAAAACAAAAATGAAGCAGCTCATCAAAGAAATCAATCAAGGATCATGGACGGAAAAACAGAAAAAAAGGCAAAAAAGAAGCATTATTTCAAATATAGCCCTATACCGATGTTTCATAGATAAAGGGCTTTCAAAAAATGAGGCAAAAGAATTGGTAAAGGAGTATTCATTTTATGTTGCCCAAAAGGCACATAAGCTTTTGAAAACATTTTTTTATATCCCCGGGTTTTTCAGGCTGTTCCGCTTGTTTATGAAAAAAGGGATGTCGGGCGATGAAATATGGAAAAGCAGAATCCTGTCGGATGACGGGGAATACTACCGTGTC
This genomic window from Solobacterium moorei contains:
- a CDS encoding ABC transporter ATP-binding protein, which encodes MIQMFRRLLDFSGMERKRLILSFIFHMCNSVFEMLPIMAVLAVLNGILLSLSSGFMSIKTIWAALGIMLLSISGRILFTNLSAVKRTLGSFSMCSKWRMELGEKLKRVPMGYFNEHRLGDITAAVTTTLGDLETNAVTVMEAVAGGFIHAAVIGIWLLFYEWKIGVLMFIGLFLSLCVYAKTQKAGMKYSPRRQAAQAGLVTGILEYIQGMSVIKAFGLADRSDKSVDAAINESAEANIALEKVFSGLAAVFQMIFKFARFAILVVAPYLLMNGEITPEKCLLLIVASFMIYTTVELAGSTAAVARVVDASLDRLETISNIPLLDEKGTDLIPKAYDITVSNISFAYEEKEILHDVSFSVPQGTSCAIVGPSGSGKTTLCSLIARFWDVKDGEILLGGVNVKDYTCDSLLKNFSIVFQRVYLFEDTIENNILFGKPQSTKEEIVSAAKKACCHDFISALPDGYQTKIGEGGATLSGGEKQRISIARAILKDAPVVILDEATASVDPENERELQQAISELTKNKTLLMIAHRLNTVREADQILVLENGRIVQRGKHQELIQQEGLYRRFVEIRGNAIGWKLGGLE
- a CDS encoding L-2-amino-thiazoline-4-carboxylic acid hydrolase; the encoded protein is MTYKKFYFGKLNAQILKKIDAEHKTKMKQLIKEINQGSWTEKQKKRQKRSIISNIALYRCFIDKGLSKNEAKELVKEYSFYVAQKAHKLLKTFFYIPGFFRLFRLFMKKGMSGDEIWKSRILSDDGEYYRVDVLKCLWADTCNFFECPELCEIFCLCDHIVFGNIKGFVFERSQTLGMNGEKCDFCFINRKGES